One stretch of Paraburkholderia fungorum DNA includes these proteins:
- a CDS encoding ABC transporter ATP-binding protein produces MQARDNSQQHALSAQGVTLRAGSRILLDAFTHTFYPGEIWCVAGPNGAGKTTLLSTLAGLRQASAGQVELDGIRLRDWQPLPLAQRRALMPQSAPDAFSASVLDIVTLNRFPHLNGWGWERDADRDAAHAALDLLGLAAFAARDVLSLSGGERQRVALAAVLCQDAPLLLLDEPLSHLDLHHQIDCLEALTAWAREPRRTVMFSCHDLNLARRFATHALLLDGEGRAFAGPVHDVLTPELTSRAFGYPLILIRDGEHEALIPAPRVRHESNAANDTAAN; encoded by the coding sequence ATGCAAGCTCGCGATAACTCTCAGCAACACGCGCTCAGCGCGCAAGGCGTGACCTTGCGCGCCGGTTCGCGTATCTTGCTCGACGCGTTCACGCACACGTTTTATCCCGGCGAAATCTGGTGTGTCGCGGGACCGAACGGCGCGGGCAAGACGACGTTGTTGTCGACGCTCGCGGGTTTGCGGCAGGCGTCGGCGGGACAGGTCGAACTGGACGGCATACGTTTGCGCGACTGGCAGCCGCTGCCGCTCGCGCAGCGGCGCGCATTGATGCCGCAAAGCGCACCCGACGCATTCAGCGCGAGCGTGCTCGACATCGTCACACTGAACCGCTTCCCGCATCTGAACGGCTGGGGCTGGGAGCGTGACGCCGATCGCGATGCGGCGCATGCTGCGCTCGATCTGCTGGGGTTGGCCGCGTTCGCCGCGCGCGACGTGCTTTCATTGTCGGGCGGCGAGCGTCAACGGGTGGCGCTCGCGGCGGTGTTATGTCAGGACGCGCCGTTGTTACTGCTCGACGAACCGCTGTCACATCTCGATCTGCATCATCAGATCGACTGCCTGGAAGCGCTGACGGCCTGGGCGCGCGAACCGCGTCGTACCGTGATGTTTTCGTGTCACGATCTGAATCTCGCGCGCCGTTTCGCGACGCATGCGCTGCTGCTCGATGGAGAAGGGCGCGCATTTGCCGGACCGGTGCATGACGTGCTCACGCCCGAATTGACCAGCCGTGCATTCGGCTATCCGCTGATCCTGATTCGCGACGGTGAGCACGAGGCGCTGATTCCCGCGCCGCGTGTTCGTCACGAATCGAATGCCGCTAATGACACAGCAGCAAATTAA
- a CDS encoding FecCD family ABC transporter permease, translating to MNRPPVSMPAAVRVMSARRAAAIWLALACVALAVLLASLALGSVSLAPGRVLSALLPSHAFTASPVESGDLAGEIVRTLRLPRALAGFACGALLALAGALLQVLLRNPLAEPYILGVSGGAATFALLAMIAGCAWWIVDAGAFAGAFVSILLVLGLARRELWRGEPQDTSPRLLLTGAVIAAGWGALITLLLNLAPDSRLRGMLFWLTGDLNGGAMPWTALVALVVALLVIVPVAPRLNVLLRGDAAAQALGVAVMPLRLRVYLVASLAAAAAVTTAGTIGFVGLVVPHMLRLAFGNDQRMLLPAAALGGGVAVMGADLIARTVIAPAQLPVGVITSIIGVPIFLWMLLRRRR from the coding sequence ATGAATCGTCCTCCGGTTTCGATGCCCGCTGCCGTGCGCGTGATGAGCGCGAGGCGCGCGGCCGCGATCTGGCTCGCGCTCGCCTGCGTCGCGCTGGCGGTGCTGCTCGCGTCGCTCGCATTGGGCAGCGTGTCGCTCGCACCGGGACGCGTGTTGTCGGCGTTGCTGCCGTCGCATGCGTTCACGGCGTCGCCGGTCGAGTCGGGCGACCTTGCTGGCGAGATCGTCCGCACGCTGCGTTTGCCGCGCGCGCTGGCCGGTTTTGCGTGCGGCGCATTGCTCGCATTGGCGGGCGCGTTGTTGCAGGTGCTGTTGCGCAACCCGTTGGCCGAGCCGTACATATTGGGCGTATCGGGCGGCGCGGCGACCTTTGCGCTGCTCGCGATGATCGCCGGTTGCGCGTGGTGGATCGTTGACGCCGGTGCATTCGCTGGCGCGTTCGTGTCGATTTTGCTGGTGCTCGGTCTCGCTCGCCGCGAGTTGTGGCGCGGCGAACCGCAAGACACGTCGCCGCGTTTGCTGCTGACAGGCGCGGTGATCGCGGCTGGGTGGGGCGCGCTGATCACGCTGCTGCTCAACCTCGCACCCGACAGCCGTCTGCGCGGCATGCTGTTCTGGCTGACCGGCGACCTCAACGGCGGCGCGATGCCGTGGACCGCGCTCGTGGCGCTGGTCGTCGCGCTGCTGGTCATCGTGCCGGTCGCGCCGCGTCTGAATGTTCTGTTGCGTGGCGATGCCGCCGCGCAAGCGCTCGGCGTCGCGGTGATGCCGCTGCGTTTGCGCGTGTATCTGGTGGCGTCGCTCGCGGCTGCTGCAGCAGTGACGACCGCGGGCACCATCGGCTTCGTCGGACTCGTGGTGCCGCATATGCTGCGACTCGCGTTCGGCAACGATCAGCGCATGTTGTTACCGGCCGCCGCGCTCGGCGGCGGCGTCGCGGTGATGGGCGCGGACCTGATCGCGCGCACGGTGATCGCGCCCGCGCAATTGCCGGTCGGCGTGATTACGTCGATCATCGGTGTACCCATTTTTCTGTGGATGCTGCTGCGCAGGCGCCGATGA